Proteins from a genomic interval of Sinobacterium caligoides:
- the secF gene encoding protein translocase subunit SecF produces the protein MSKQIKIIPFMSYRMVATILSTILVLGSIFSLATKGLNFGLDFTGGTQIEVYYEKAVPLGDIRQTLETKGYHGATVVNFGSDRDVLVRLAQGFDDKAGAHMIEVLAQDSGTGVELRRVEFVGPQVGEELREQGGLALLLALLVVMVYVAIRFQFKFAVGAVLALAHDVIIALGVFSVFYLNFDLTVLAALLALIGYSLNDTIVVYDRIRENFLKIRKGDACYVINVSLSEVLGRTIVTSGTTLLVLIALFYWGGDMIHGFATSLLVGITVGTYSSIYIAANILVRMKITREDLMPPVIKDERELDERP, from the coding sequence ATGTCCAAACAAATTAAAATTATTCCGTTTATGTCCTACCGTATGGTAGCGACGATTTTATCGACAATCCTGGTGCTTGGCTCAATTTTCTCGCTCGCAACCAAGGGATTAAATTTTGGTCTCGATTTTACCGGCGGGACGCAGATTGAGGTTTATTACGAGAAGGCGGTGCCGCTCGGAGATATTCGCCAGACCCTAGAGACAAAGGGTTACCACGGGGCGACGGTGGTTAACTTTGGTTCTGATCGTGATGTGTTGGTTCGTTTGGCGCAGGGCTTTGATGATAAGGCTGGCGCTCATATGATCGAGGTGTTGGCGCAGGATTCGGGTACTGGTGTTGAGTTGCGCAGGGTTGAGTTTGTTGGCCCGCAAGTAGGTGAGGAGCTGCGTGAACAGGGTGGTCTCGCTTTACTGTTGGCGCTATTAGTTGTCATGGTTTACGTGGCGATACGTTTCCAGTTTAAGTTTGCCGTCGGTGCGGTACTGGCGTTGGCACACGATGTCATTATTGCACTAGGCGTATTCTCGGTGTTTTATTTGAACTTTGATTTGACGGTATTGGCGGCATTGCTGGCGCTGATTGGTTATTCTTTGAATGACACGATTGTCGTCTATGATCGTATTCGGGAGAACTTTCTCAAGATACGCAAAGGCGATGCCTGTTATGTTATCAACGTTTCACTGAGTGAGGTTCTGGGGCGGACCATTGTTACCTCGGGTACGACCTTACTGGTTCTGATTGCGCTCTTTTATTGGGGCGGAGATATGATCCACGGCTTTGCTACATCGTTGTTGGTGGGAATCACCGTTGGTACATATTCTTCAATCTATATTGCGGCGAATATTCTCGTGCGGATGAAGATCACGCGTGAGGATTTGATGCCACCAGTAATTAAAGATGAGAGGGAGCTGGACGAGCGTCCTTAG